From Vigna unguiculata cultivar IT97K-499-35 chromosome 5, ASM411807v1, whole genome shotgun sequence, the proteins below share one genomic window:
- the LOC114184288 gene encoding F-box/LRR-repeat protein At1g55660-like, whose protein sequence is MAEPSAKILRRTVDGEADKIDRISALPQSVLLSILSRLDLKEAAATSVLSTTWRDLFLQLPKIELTFDIYGNPSDHPRLFHIFTLLAHRVLRERNPEAPIRSLNVSVRNFTERMEKDYRSLLMSAAAAVSTYKVQQFDLSLMFRLITKSLKIFIPPAIFTSETLTSLRLTLSAGWDVPENVWLPNVTVVHFLPFLLVDENCVQRFLDRCPRLEDMMFKMKDEGKVKNLCMSSSTVKSVMLGWDLKDESETSITVKSESLLRLTLSLNRTHTVNVNAPNLKFFSIKGKALELNMIQSVPSIEEAVIASDCMLEFSNLNNFYSRSEKACTFFGELQNLTLLHISEPIMKALYVSKPELPTFRNMYKIKLIPDYSLDDFSRYWIAKVLFNLFQNCPNLKVLSFEKAFDNYFGEVDLESVFPTSMVQNLKELEIFNYRGRDMEYKLVEFFMNNGRSLEIVYLRKYDLMPNTSTWKRKQRERISSFLTSSEDCEIIFR, encoded by the exons ATGGCGGAACCTTCAGCAAAGATCCTTAGACGAACCGTAGATGGAGAAGCTGATAAGATTGATAGAATCAGTGCACTTCCACAATCTGTTCTTCTCTCCATTCTTTCACGCTTGGATCTCAAAGAAGCTGCAGCCACCTCAGTTTTATCCACAACCTGGAGAGACCTTTTCTTACAACTTCCCAAAATTGAGTTAACTTTCGATATCTATGGCAATCCTTCTGACCATCCTAGACTGTTTCACATCTTCACACTCTTAGCTCATCGAGTGCTGAGAGAGAGAAACCCAGAAGCACCCATTAGGTCTCTCAACGTATCTGTGAGGAATTTCACTGAAAGGATGGAAAAGGATTATAGATCATTGTTGATGTCCGCAGCTGCTGCAGTGTCCACTTACAAGGTGCAGCAATTTGATCTTAGTCTTATGTTTAGGTTAATAACTAAGTCATTGAAGATTTTTATTCCACCTGCAATCTTTACATCAGAGACTCTAACTAGTTTGCGTCTAACCCTTTCTGCGGGGTGGGATGTTCCAGAAAATGTTTGGTTGCCCAATGTAACGGTTGTTCACTTCTTGCCTTTTTTATTGGTGGATGAGAATTGTGTTCAGAGGTTTCTCGATCGGTGCCCTAGACTAGAAGATATGATGTTTAAGATGAAGGATGAGGGCAAAGTCAAAAACCTTTGCATGTCAAGTTCCACCGTAAAATCTGTGATGCTTGGTTGGGATCTGAAAGATGAATCAGAGACTAGTATTACTGTGAAGTCTGAAAGCCTTCTGAGGTTGACATTATCTCTTAATAGAACTCACACAGTGAATGTGAATGCACCAAATCTGAAGTTCTTCTCCATTAAGGGTAAAGCCCTTGAATTGAACATGATTCAAAGTGTTCCTTCAATTGAAGAGGCAGTCATAGCCTCTGATTGTATGCTTGAGTTCTCAAATTTGAATAACTTCTATTCACGTTCTGAGAAAGCTTGTACCTTTTTTGGAGAGTTGCAAAACCTGACATTACTCCACATATCAGAACCGATCATGAag GCTCTATATGTTTCTAAACCGGAGCTCCCCACTTTCAGAAACATGTATAAGATAAAGCTTATCCCTGATTATTCTCTTGATGATTTTAGCCGTTACTGGATTGCAAAGGTGTTATTCAACTTGTTTCAAAATTGTCCAAACCTTAAAGTGCTTTCCTTTGAGAAG GCGTTCGACAACTACTTTGGTGAGGTTGATCTTGAATCTGTTTTCCCTACCAGCATGGTTCAAAATCTGAAGGAATTAGAAATTTTTAACTACAGAGGTCGAGATATGGAATACAAGCTGGTGGAATTTTTCATGAACAACGGACGATCTTTAGAGATTGTTTATCTGAGAAAATATGATTTGATGCCAAATACTTCTACTTGGAAGCGAAAACAACGAGAGAGAATTTCCTCCTTTTTGACGTCTTCAGAAGATTGTGAGATTATATTCAGATAG